The Lysinibacillus pakistanensis genome includes a window with the following:
- a CDS encoding gamma-type small acid-soluble spore protein, translating to MANNNQNFNSKIPNAMNVEFGNETDVNQIKQQIQQAEANKKQASGSRNTLNEEFGNETDVNQIRQQIQQAEANKKLASGSRNTLNEEFGNETDVNQIRQQIQQAEANKKLASGRFSNENNTK from the coding sequence ATGGCAAACAACAATCAAAACTTTAACTCAAAAATTCCAAATGCAATGAATGTAGAATTTGGAAATGAGACTGATGTTAATCAAATTAAACAACAAATCCAACAAGCAGAAGCTAACAAAAAACAAGCTTCTGGTTCAAGGAACACGTTGAACGAAGAATTCGGAAACGAGACAGATGTCAATCAAATTAGACAACAAATCCAACAAGCAGAAGCTAACAAAAAATTGGCTTCTGGTTCAAGGAACACGTTGAACGAAGAATTCGGAAACGAGACTGATGTTAATCAAATTAGACAACAAATCCAACAAGCAGAAGCTAACAAAAAATTGGCTTCTGGTCGATTTTCAAACGAAAACAATACAAAATAA
- a CDS encoding DUF3231 family protein — MGILSGNPKDEPLHYGEVFSIWTHLTVNYGFIAGYQTFYNHAGDEDLRKVIEDIIDTCREETKQLEKILKTNGVALPPAPPERPVARIEDIPPGARFNDPEISAALTGDLAAGLVTCSQVMGMSTREDIALMYAQFHTGKAQLGAKLLRLNKTKGWLVPPPMHVVYPEK; from the coding sequence ATGGGCATACTTAGTGGAAATCCTAAAGATGAGCCATTACATTACGGAGAAGTATTTAGTATTTGGACACATCTTACAGTAAATTATGGCTTTATCGCTGGCTATCAAACGTTTTATAATCATGCAGGTGATGAAGATTTAAGAAAAGTAATCGAAGATATCATCGACACTTGCAGAGAAGAAACAAAACAGTTAGAAAAGATTTTAAAAACTAACGGTGTTGCTTTACCGCCTGCACCACCAGAGAGACCGGTAGCACGAATTGAAGATATACCCCCCGGTGCAAGATTTAATGATCCTGAAATTAGCGCTGCCCTAACTGGTGACCTTGCTGCTGGATTAGTAACATGTAGCCAAGTTATGGGTATGTCAACTAGAGAGGATATTGCACTCATGTACGCACAATTCCACACTGGTAAAGCACAACTTGGTGCAAAATTGTTACGTCTTAATAAAACGAAAGGTTGGTTAGTTCCACCACCAATGCATGTAGTTTATCCTGAAAAATAA
- a CDS encoding MarR family winged helix-turn-helix transcriptional regulator, with translation MIQDMNNYFTTIYYHLHTTHEDVISHQSVRILQMIQKEDEVTVRDIAGLLNISQNTASEHIKKLERNGWVKKERAVDDQRKVMLHLTAEGLVIVKKNTELDAHKLQHALHQLSEEERQTILQAFCLLSEVSK, from the coding sequence ATGATTCAGGATATGAATAATTATTTTACAACCATATATTATCATCTACATACAACACATGAAGATGTCATTTCCCATCAAAGCGTGCGAATTTTACAGATGATTCAAAAGGAAGATGAAGTTACTGTTCGGGATATCGCAGGATTACTGAATATTTCTCAGAATACAGCCTCCGAGCATATTAAAAAACTTGAACGGAATGGCTGGGTGAAGAAGGAAAGGGCTGTTGATGATCAACGCAAAGTCATGCTTCATTTAACAGCAGAGGGGCTTGTGATTGTCAAAAAAAATACCGAATTAGATGCTCATAAACTTCAACATGCGTTACATCAATTATCAGAAGAAGAACGACAAACCATTTTGCAGGCATTTTGTTTATTAAGCGAGGTGTCGAAATAA
- a CDS encoding DUF3147 family protein produces the protein MYTFVKILSSAAIIGIVTEVARRFPTYGGIIAALPLVSILSIIWLTVQSESSEHIQRFMVGVLVGLPATMVMLFVIYMAMKSSIHIVFAIGLGVVSWVLFLGIQKALAGVFHISI, from the coding sequence ATGTACACGTTTGTTAAAATTCTTAGCTCTGCAGCAATTATTGGAATCGTTACAGAGGTAGCCAGAAGATTTCCTACGTATGGTGGTATTATTGCCGCACTACCTCTTGTTAGTATTTTAAGTATTATATGGCTCACAGTACAAAGTGAATCGAGCGAACATATTCAGCGTTTTATGGTCGGTGTTCTCGTTGGACTACCAGCTACGATGGTGATGCTCTTTGTGATATACATGGCGATGAAATCATCCATTCATATCGTGTTTGCCATAGGATTAGGCGTTGTTTCATGGGTCCTATTTTTGGGCATCCAAAAAGCATTAGCTGGTGTATTTCATATTTCGATTTAG
- a CDS encoding GNAT family N-acetyltransferase: MTIVSIQQLPQKEVLQFFKEHWGTTEMVISSGIYDCSKLDGFAYVEAQQKITGLVTYILRGEECEIISLDSTVEGKGIGSSLVQAVEQQAFANNCTKITIITTNDNLHALKFYQKRGYFLVEILQNAVAQARLYKPEIPLVGDDGIPIRDELRLQKQSVSY, translated from the coding sequence ATGACAATTGTCTCGATTCAACAATTACCCCAAAAAGAAGTATTGCAGTTTTTTAAGGAACATTGGGGAACGACAGAAATGGTTATATCTAGTGGTATTTATGACTGTAGCAAACTAGATGGCTTTGCATACGTAGAGGCCCAACAGAAGATAACTGGTCTTGTGACATATATTTTACGTGGAGAAGAGTGTGAAATTATTTCCCTAGATAGTACTGTGGAAGGTAAAGGTATTGGTTCTTCACTTGTCCAAGCTGTAGAACAACAGGCTTTTGCGAATAACTGTACAAAGATCACTATTATCACAACGAATGATAATTTACATGCATTAAAATTTTATCAAAAACGTGGCTATTTTTTAGTAGAAATCCTACAAAATGCTGTCGCACAAGCAAGACTTTATAAGCCTGAAATTCCCCTTGTCGGTGATGACGGTATTCCAATACGGGATGAATTAAGACTGCAAAAACAATCTGTCTCTTACTAA
- a CDS encoding lipid II flippase Amj family protein yields MDILTEKLIVIALFILIIHSIETLAYAVRLSGARVKLLASALSLFNVMVMVSRLANMMQQPFTGSLIDTAPGADTLAFVEQQFRVIIGFASLGTLVGILLLPTFVALFSRAIIHLSEERGSIPALFKKSLKMEYIKRGFKHIHMPSFAYLKGISWRDIPFKLFIINVLITAIYTIGVLSALYAALLAPERHATAMMSSGLINGVATILLIIFIDPKISILADDVINQRGSYLSLKRASVMMMGSRLLGTILAQLLFIPGAKYIAWFTQFMT; encoded by the coding sequence TTGGACATTTTAACTGAAAAATTGATTGTTATCGCATTATTTATACTTATTATTCATTCGATTGAAACATTAGCCTATGCAGTTAGATTGTCAGGTGCCAGAGTAAAATTATTAGCCTCAGCCTTATCCTTATTTAATGTTATGGTTATGGTATCTAGACTGGCTAATATGATGCAGCAGCCCTTTACAGGTAGCTTAATTGATACCGCACCAGGGGCAGATACGCTAGCCTTCGTTGAGCAGCAATTTCGAGTGATAATTGGCTTTGCTTCACTAGGTACATTAGTAGGCATACTGCTTTTACCTACATTTGTGGCTCTATTTTCAAGGGCCATTATCCATTTATCAGAGGAAAGGGGTTCCATTCCAGCATTATTCAAGAAAAGCTTGAAAATGGAGTATATCAAAAGAGGCTTCAAACATATTCATATGCCAAGTTTTGCATACTTGAAAGGGATTAGTTGGCGTGATATTCCCTTTAAATTATTCATTATCAATGTACTAATTACTGCGATCTATACAATTGGGGTTTTGTCTGCTTTATACGCAGCACTTCTTGCTCCTGAAAGACATGCAACGGCTATGATGTCATCTGGACTAATTAATGGTGTGGCAACAATCTTATTAATTATTTTTATTGACCCTAAGATTTCCATTCTTGCAGATGATGTTATCAATCAAAGAGGCAGTTATTTAAGCCTTAAACGAGCTTCTGTGATGATGATGGGTTCAAGATTATTAGGAACAATTTTGGCACAGCTCCTATTTATCCCAGGGGCAAAATATATCGCATGGTTTACCCAATTTATGACATAG
- the thrS gene encoding threonine--tRNA ligase produces MSNQVINIQFPDGQQQVFTKGVTLTEIAQTISPALRKKAIAGSANGTIIDLTRPIVEDTQIALYDASSKEGINVIRHSTAHLLAQAVKRLYPDARFGIGPVIDNGFYYDIDLAHPLVPADLIQIEKMMKKIVQENSSILRREVTRKEAQQLFAHDALKLELLADIPEHEKVTVYEQGEFYDLCRGPHVPSTGKLQHFKLMHVSGAYWRGDSKNQMLQRIYGVAFASKEELAQYFVFLEEAEKRNHRKLGKELELFMFSEEAPGMPFYLANGQIIRNELESYLRQLQAKYDYHEVRTPLMMNQRLWEQSGHWDHYKDNMYFTHVDDQSFALKPMNCPGHMLIFKNDLHSYRDLPIRMAEFGQVHRHEFSGALNGLLRVRTFCQDDAHIFATPQQIEKEIALALKIIDEVYQVFGFQYDIELSTRPADFMGDLELWDQAEEALENVLNHLGLPFTINEGDGAFYGPKIDIHIKDAIHRSHQCATVQLDFQLPEKFDLTYINEQNEKVRPVVIHRAVFGSIDRFLGILIEHFGGVFPTWLAPKQVQIIGVADQHQEYVQEVVEALQKEQIRVGIDNRSEKLGKKIREAQMKKIPYILVLGDREKDQQYVTIRKHGEQSLHEMPLLQFMDNIKKEIKQKAIL; encoded by the coding sequence ATGTCAAATCAAGTTATTAACATTCAATTTCCAGATGGTCAACAGCAAGTATTTACAAAGGGTGTAACACTAACCGAAATTGCACAAACAATAAGCCCAGCTTTACGTAAAAAAGCAATTGCAGGGAGTGCTAACGGAACCATCATTGATTTGACGCGCCCAATTGTGGAAGATACACAAATTGCCCTCTATGATGCAAGCTCAAAGGAAGGGATTAACGTAATTCGTCATTCAACAGCCCATTTATTAGCTCAAGCAGTGAAGCGTCTGTACCCTGATGCTCGCTTTGGCATCGGCCCTGTTATTGACAATGGGTTTTATTATGATATCGATCTAGCCCATCCTCTTGTGCCAGCTGATTTAATACAAATCGAAAAAATGATGAAGAAAATTGTACAAGAAAATAGTTCGATACTGCGAAGAGAGGTTACACGCAAAGAGGCACAGCAGCTCTTTGCCCATGATGCGTTAAAGCTAGAGCTATTAGCGGATATACCAGAGCATGAAAAAGTGACAGTTTATGAGCAGGGAGAATTTTATGATTTATGTCGTGGGCCACATGTACCTTCTACAGGTAAATTACAGCACTTTAAATTAATGCATGTTTCTGGCGCATATTGGCGTGGTGATAGTAAAAATCAGATGCTTCAGCGTATTTATGGTGTAGCGTTTGCCTCAAAAGAAGAATTAGCACAATACTTTGTTTTTTTAGAAGAAGCAGAGAAGCGAAACCATCGTAAGTTAGGAAAAGAACTAGAATTATTTATGTTTTCAGAGGAAGCACCAGGTATGCCGTTTTATTTAGCAAATGGTCAAATCATTCGCAATGAACTAGAATCTTATTTACGACAGTTGCAAGCGAAATATGATTATCATGAGGTACGGACACCATTGATGATGAATCAACGCCTTTGGGAGCAGTCGGGACACTGGGATCACTATAAAGACAATATGTATTTTACACATGTAGATGACCAAAGCTTCGCACTAAAGCCCATGAATTGTCCCGGTCACATGCTGATTTTTAAAAATGACTTACATTCATATAGAGACTTACCAATTCGTATGGCTGAATTTGGTCAAGTACACCGGCATGAATTTAGTGGTGCATTAAATGGACTTTTACGAGTGCGTACTTTTTGCCAGGACGATGCTCATATTTTTGCCACACCTCAACAAATCGAGAAAGAAATTGCACTGGCTCTAAAAATTATTGATGAGGTATATCAGGTTTTTGGCTTCCAGTACGATATTGAATTATCTACACGTCCTGCTGATTTTATGGGTGATTTGGAGCTATGGGATCAAGCGGAAGAAGCACTAGAAAACGTTCTTAATCATTTAGGCTTGCCATTTACAATCAATGAAGGCGATGGTGCGTTCTATGGACCGAAAATTGATATTCATATTAAAGATGCTATTCATCGCAGTCATCAATGTGCAACAGTTCAGCTTGATTTCCAACTACCTGAGAAATTTGATTTAACGTATATCAATGAGCAAAATGAAAAAGTAAGACCAGTTGTTATTCATCGGGCTGTATTTGGCTCTATTGATCGCTTTTTGGGGATATTAATTGAACATTTTGGAGGGGTGTTCCCTACATGGCTTGCACCCAAGCAGGTACAGATAATTGGTGTAGCAGATCAACACCAAGAATACGTCCAGGAAGTAGTGGAGGCTTTACAAAAGGAACAAATTCGTGTCGGTATCGATAATCGTTCAGAAAAGCTTGGTAAGAAAATTCGTGAGGCTCAAATGAAAAAAATACCGTATATTTTAGTACTTGGTGACCGCGAAAAGGATCAACAGTATGTTACTATTCGTAAACACGGTGAACAATCCTTACATGAAATGCCATTGTTACAATTTA